ACGCACATATGTAAGATAGAACAAGCGACGCATACTCTCCGGACCGCCGACACAATTAAACGAAACGAGAACTCATATGCGCCTGTTGATCCGCAATGCCAACCTGTTTGACACGTCGTCGCTCTCCTTTGTCGGGGAGACCTCTTTGATAGCGGATGATGGTGTGATTGTGTCGCAGGGCGAGCCGGGCTCAGCTGACGTCGAAATTGACGCAGGTGGTTCCTTCATGCTGCCGGGCTTCATCGATGGTCATGTTCACTTTCGCCTCGCGACCCTCGACTTCAATAAATTGGCACGGTGGTCTGAAGTCGAGTTTGGCTTGGCCATGGGGCGCCTTGCTGAGGAGACGGTGGCGCGAGGCTTCACAACCGTGCGTGATCTTGGTGGTGATGTGGAGGGTTTAATGCGGGCCATCCGCACCGGCATGATCCAGGGCCCCCGTATTGTGCGGGCAGGGCGGATGCTGACCCAGACGGGCGGACATGGTGACGCTGAATCTGGACCACGGGCGGTGCCGACCTGCGCTTGTGAGATGCGACATACAGCATTTGGGATCGTGGCAGACGGTGTTGATGCAGTCCGGAAGGCGGCACGACACAATCTACGGGATGGATCTGATTTTCTGAAAATCCATGTCTCCGGTGGTGTTGCATCACCGAGTGATCCGCTGGAGTCCGTCCAATACACGCCCGAAGAGATCGTGACCGTCGTTGAGGAGGCCCGCCACAGACAGACCTATGTGGCCGCTCACGCCTATTCCCCAGAGTCGATAAAGATGGCGGTCGAAAACGGGGTGCACACGATCGAACACGGCAATCTGATCGACAAAACCTCGGCTGCTGCAGTTAAGGCGCAGGGCGCGGTACTGGTCCCAACCCTGGCGACCTATGAAGCAATGGATGTCTTTGGCGAACGGTTGGGCCTTCCTCAATCAAATCGCGACAAGAATAAAACTGTTCTGGATGCAGGTCTCTCGTCTTTGCAGGTCGCGCGCGAGGCCGGCGTAGTTATGGGATGGGGAACGGACCTGATTGGTGAAACACAAAGCCGGCAGGCACGAGAGTTTGCCATCCGGGCAGAGGTAGAGTCGGGTAAAGAAATCTTGCATGCCATGTACAACGTCAATTCGAAGCTCTGCCATCTGGATGGAAAGATTGGGACGCTGGCTATCGGGGCGATCGCCGACATTGTGCTGACCAAGGTAAATCCTCTGGAAAATGTTTCCGCCCTCGCCGAACCCGATGCGCTCAGCCATGTCATTATGGGCGGAAAAATTGTCCGTCAGCCTTGAATGTCCGGCGCGGCTGCTGGTGCGCTGAAGGCGCTCTCGCAGGCATTTGAAGAGACGCGGTCTGGACGACGATGCGAACTTGTCCCCCACGATTGATCTTTGGTTAGGCGCTGCAGGAACCGCCACCTAATACACAGAATTTTGCGCAGTGGCGATGATTGAGGGCAACATCCTTGGAAGCCTCAGCAAGCGTGGTGCCAAGGTCAAACTGTGAGTCATAGGGAAGCAATGTGCAGGCTGCGACGGTGGGAGCGCTGGCGCCTTTATGTTTTACAACCATGCGACTGGTGGCGCACATCATGTCGTTTGGATCGACATTCAGGATCGACCAACAAGCAGTGGTAATCTCAGGCACGTCAACATTCTCGTCCATTTCAGGAAAGAGCGTGACAGCGAGCGGATCATTGGCATCAATGGAAAGAGACTGGTCAGAGAACAGGGCGGCATAGCCCGCGCGTGAGCTCTCCTCGTCTTCTCCCCAGCAGGTGCGCCCGGCGATGGTGATCTGGGCAGCCAATGAACTGAGAAAGGCAAGGCCTTCCATCGCCTTTGTGAAGGCGCCTGGCCCGCGTTCTTCATCATGTAGGGCAGCTGAGTAATGATCCAGGCTCACGCGGAAGGTAAGGCGTTTCCCATATTTTTCGATCAACTTCGCAACATCTTTTTTGACCGTTGGTCGCAGCAGTGGCTGCATGGCGTTGGTAAGAACCAGAGCGTCAAGCCCGCGCCTAAGCGTATCTTCCAAGATGGCGATCATGGACGGGTTCATGAACGGTTCGCCACCGGTGAAACCGATCTCTCGGGTGCCAAGCTTGTTTCGTTCGATCTCGTCCAGGTAAGAGGCAACGTCCGCCTCTGTCAGGTAAACCAGCCGGTCATTCTTAGGGCTGGACTCGATATAGCAGCTTGCGCATTCAATGTTGCAAAGCGTACCCGTGTTGAACCAGAGCGTTTCGAGCTTGGTCAAGCTCACATGCGCCCGGGCTTCCCCTTTTGCTGTAAGAGAGGGGTCTGTAAAGGGCGCGAGGGCATGTCCTGCCAGTGGTTGAAGCTGATCATTCATAAGTCGATCCTACCACCAGCCGGGCAGTTTGTGGCTGGCACAACTCCCGCCTGACGGAAAGTTGATCGGCGTCAGGAGGCTGTCTCAACCACATTTTCGATGGGAATTTGGATGCATTTGGCGAGGTTATGAATGCCGCTATAGATGGTATGGGCAACAAAGTAGACCGCATCTTCCGGTACTTCTGTCCCTTGGGGTATTTCCATCGTGATGGGCGTGCCACCTGCATCGACCAGCGACATGACCACATGACCTGTATCGCGGAAACCTTTGCAGTCGCCATCATGGTCACCATTACCTGCATCGTCCTCGACGCCAGGTTCGCCCACCTCAAGGCCCCAATGAACCATGTACATATCAACGCCGGTCTCATCGGCTGCGCGCCCGAGCGTAACGGTTCCACCTATGGTCTCGCCCGGGTCTGTATCGGTGAATGAAATAGAGGAGGGGCCGTAATTCACTCCCTCAACTTTTGGATAGATCAAGTCTGGCCCGCCAATCTTGATGACACCATATCCGGCAAGCGCGATCACACCCACTCCGATAAGCCCTTTTGACCACCAACGCATTGCTTCTTCCCCCAAAAGCCTGGTGACAATGATTGTCACCACTGTTTGTTAGTCCGAATTGATATCTTGCGCTGGAGGGGCATGGAGCGCTACTAAAAAGAGCCTGAGCGGGCGTAGCTCAATGGTAGAGCAGAAGCTTCCCAAGCTTAAGACGGGAGTTCGATTCTCCTCGCCCGCTCCAAATAGCAAATGAGGGGGGAAACTCATGAGTGGTACAATTCTAACACCAGTATTGGTTTTGGTGAGCTGGACACTGATTGTGTGGCTTTGGATGTATGCGCGGCGTCTTCCGGCAATGAGTGCCGCAAATGTTGATGCACAGCAGGCACAGCATCCAGGCGCGCTTGCGGGGCTCCTGCCCTCAGAAGCACAGCGGGTCGCGGACAATTACAACCATCTGCATGAACAGCCGACGATATTTTATGCATTGATTGTCTACAGCCATCTGGCAGGTGTGGCCGATCCTTTGAACATCGGCCTGGCATGGGCTTATGTCGGTCTGCGGATTGTTCATTCGTTGGTGCAAAATACCGTCAATATCGTGATGATCCGGTTCTCGCTTTTCGCTCTATCGACTCTGGCGCTGATTGTGATCGCTGTGCGCAACCTGCTCGCGCTGGGCTAAAGCTCAATGGGGCGGTCTCGGCGTTCTTCGCCATTGACAGGATGATTGTCTCTGCGGCGGCGACGGTCTGGTCCAGCAAAACTATCGGTCTTAACAAAGTCGCGGCTGTTTTTGATTGCATATTGAATGCGATCGAAAAGCAGCTGCGCTGAGACAGGCTTGCAAAGAACTTCGGTGGCGCCTGCATCGCGGGCGGCAGCAATTGTCTCGACGCTTGGATGGGCAATGAGCACGATAATGGGAAGCTCCGCATTGGGAATGTCTTTCCCCGTGCGGACATGGCGCGTGAAGGCCAGACCATCCACGGGGGTCATCCCGCTGTCTACGATGGCAAAGTCGACCTCCGAAGCGTGCAGACTTTGAGCCGCATCGTCGCCATCCCGCGCTTCTGAGATTTCGGTGACTTCGAAGGCTTTTAGTTGCTGCCTAAGTACCGTCAGCATATAGCGGTTTTCTTCTGCGATAAGGAACCGCAGGTTCGCGAGATCGACGTCTTCCATTGATGAGCTACTCATACATGCTCGCCTTGTTAAGACTTGAGGTGCAAGCGTAGAGGGAAAAAATTACCCGTTTGTTAGGATTTTACCATAGGGCTGTTTGCTGTTCCTTAAGCATCCTCACGCCTGTCTGGCCCTGAATATGGTTTCGGGCGTAGGCGGCGTCTGTCAGGTCCAGTGTATTGTGGCGTCTTGATAAACCGCCTGTTTATCTGCAGCAGCGCCTGGATACGCTGGTAAAGCCTTTTTGCGGAAATTGGTTTGCGAACGACGTCACTTGCGCCCGCGTCCCGCGCTTCCTGGATGCGTGCACGTTCTGTATGCGCTGTAAGAAGCAGGATCGGGAGCTCTGGATCATAGCTGTCATTTGCCGTGCGGATAAGACGGATGAAATCCAAGCCATCAAGCGGTTCCATCAAATAATCCACGATTGCGAGATCTATTGGGGAAGAGCGAACAATCTCAAAGGCATCTGCTGCATCGCGGGCGTCATGCACTGTTCCTGCGCCCAGTGCCCGCAGCAACTCCCGGAGAATGGAGATCATGTGGTGGTTGTCATCAACGACCAAAAACGAGAGCGGAGAAAGGTCGAAATCACGCATTGGACGGCCTTCTGGCAATACGTCTCCATGGACACGCAAAGCGATTGGAAACGGAAAGCCACCCGTTATGCGAGTATATGGCTGTGTGCCTTAACTGAAGGTTTACAAGTTGCTACCGTCGATCAGACAGCCCCCGCCGCGCACGTGCGGCGTAAGCAGGCATGAGGGCGCTCACTCCGTGACTGGTCTTTTCCCAATAGTGGGGTCTGGCGAACAGCTCATAGAGCGCCTTGTACGCGCCGGTTGAGATGAGCAGCCAATAGAGGGGCGTCGTGAACACATGCCACCCGAGGCCATCGAGCCCACGGGCTTGCGCACCAACGAGGCCTGCAATGATGGCCGCACCAAAACCAATAAACAGAACGCTCAAGTTGAGCAGCGCCAGGACGATGGGGCCGACACCGTCGATGGGGGCGAGACCGTTCACAAACATCAATGATACGAAAATGTAGAACAGCGGATGGGCAAGCGCTGATAACAAGAAGCCGCCGGTCACGATCTGGAGAACGACAAAGCCCAAAGGGCCAAGTGCTGCATAAGTCTCTAGTGGGGTACGCATCCGAACGATGTAAGTTTGCATCCAGCCTTTCAGCCACCGAGACCGTTGCCGTATCCAGTTGGGCAAGAGGCAGTTTGCCTCTTCTAGGGTTGCCGTTGAAATGACGCCGGTCCTATAGCCTCGTTCGCAAAGTCTGAAGCCCAGATCCGCATCTTCGGTGACATTGTAGGGATCCCAGGCACCGACCTTTTTCAGAATATAGGTGCG
The DNA window shown above is from Parvibaculaceae bacterium PLY_AMNH_Bact1 and carries:
- a CDS encoding hypothetical protein (Derived by automated computational analysis using gene prediction method: GeneMarkS-2+.); the encoded protein is MRWWSKGLIGVGVIALAGYGVIKIGGPDLIYPKVEGVNYGPSSISFTDTDPGETIGGTVTLGRAADETGVDMYMVHWGLEVGEPGVEDDAGNGDHDGDCKGFRDTGHVVMSLVDAGGTPITMEIPQGTEVPEDAVYFVAHTIYSGIHNLAKCIQIPIENVVETAS
- a CDS encoding amidohydrolase family protein (Derived by automated computational analysis using gene prediction method: Protein Homology.) gives rise to the protein MRLLIRNANLFDTSSLSFVGETSLIADDGVIVSQGEPGSADVEIDAGGSFMLPGFIDGHVHFRLATLDFNKLARWSEVEFGLAMGRLAEETVARGFTTVRDLGGDVEGLMRAIRTGMIQGPRIVRAGRMLTQTGGHGDAESGPRAVPTCACEMRHTAFGIVADGVDAVRKAARHNLRDGSDFLKIHVSGGVASPSDPLESVQYTPEEIVTVVEEARHRQTYVAAHAYSPESIKMAVENGVHTIEHGNLIDKTSAAAVKAQGAVLVPTLATYEAMDVFGERLGLPQSNRDKNKTVLDAGLSSLQVAREAGVVMGWGTDLIGETQSRQAREFAIRAEVESGKEILHAMYNVNSKLCHLDGKIGTLAIGAIADIVLTKVNPLENVSALAEPDALSHVIMGGKIVRQP
- a CDS encoding radical SAM protein (Derived by automated computational analysis using gene prediction method: Protein Homology.), whose translation is MNDQLQPLAGHALAPFTDPSLTAKGEARAHVSLTKLETLWFNTGTLCNIECASCYIESSPKNDRLVYLTEADVASYLDEIERNKLGTREIGFTGGEPFMNPSMIAILEDTLRRGLDALVLTNAMQPLLRPTVKKDVAKLIEKYGKRLTFRVSLDHYSAALHDEERGPGAFTKAMEGLAFLSSLAAQITIAGRTCWGEDEESSRAGYAALFSDQSLSIDANDPLAVTLFPEMDENVDVPEITTACWSILNVDPNDMMCATSRMVVKHKGASAPTVAACTLLPYDSQFDLGTTLAEASKDVALNHRHCAKFCVLGGGSCSA
- a CDS encoding response regulator (Derived by automated computational analysis using gene prediction method: Protein Homology. GO_process: GO:0000160 - phosphorelay signal transduction system [Evidence IEA]) produces the protein MSSSSMEDVDLANLRFLIAEENRYMLTVLRQQLKAFEVTEISEARDGDDAAQSLHASEVDFAIVDSGMTPVDGLAFTRHVRTGKDIPNAELPIIVLIAHPSVETIAAARDAGATEVLCKPVSAQLLFDRIQYAIKNSRDFVKTDSFAGPDRRRRRDNHPVNGEERRDRPIEL
- a CDS encoding MAPEG family protein (Derived by automated computational analysis using gene prediction method: Protein Homology.), translating into MSGTILTPVLVLVSWTLIVWLWMYARRLPAMSAANVDAQQAQHPGALAGLLPSEAQRVADNYNHLHEQPTIFYALIVYSHLAGVADPLNIGLAWAYVGLRIVHSLVQNTVNIVMIRFSLFALSTLALIVIAVRNLLALG
- a CDS encoding response regulator (Derived by automated computational analysis using gene prediction method: Protein Homology. GO_process: GO:0000160 - phosphorelay signal transduction system [Evidence IEA]), with the translated sequence MRDFDLSPLSFLVVDDNHHMISILRELLRALGAGTVHDARDAADAFEIVRSSPIDLAIVDYLMEPLDGLDFIRLIRTANDSYDPELPILLLTAHTERARIQEARDAGASDVVRKPISAKRLYQRIQALLQINRRFIKTPQYTGPDRRRLRPKPYSGPDRREDA